A single region of the Dunckerocampus dactyliophorus isolate RoL2022-P2 chromosome 3, RoL_Ddac_1.1, whole genome shotgun sequence genome encodes:
- the vps26a gene encoding vacuolar protein sorting-associated protein 26A, with the protein MSFLGGLFGPVCEIDVLLNDADSRKTAEVKTEDGKLEKHYLFYDGESVSGKVNLNVKQGGKRLEHQGIRIEFVGQIELFSDKSNTHEFVDLVKELALPGELTQNRSYDFEFMQVEKPYESYTGANVRLRYFLRVTIVRRLSDLVKEYELIVHQLATYPDINNSIKMEVGIEDCLHIEFEYNKSKYHLKDVIVGKIYFLLVRIKIQHMELQLIKKEITGIGPSTTTETETVAKYEIMDGAPVKGESIPIRLFLAGYDLTPTMRDVNKKFSVRYFLNLVLVDEEDRRYFKQQEVVLWRKAPEKLRKRNFHQRYESPDPRTQPSAEQPEM; encoded by the exons ATG AGTTTCCTGGGGGGTTTGTTCGGGCCTGTATGTGAGATAGATGTCCTGCTCAATGATGCCGACAGCCGGAAGACTGCTGAAGTGAAGACAGAAGATGGCAAACTGGAGAAACATTATCTGTTTTACGATGGAGAATCTGTGTCCGGCAAG GTGAATCTAAATGTGAAGCAGGGAGGAAAACGACTCGAGCACCAGGGCATCCGCATTGAGTTTGTTGGACAGATCG AGCTCTTCTCCGACAAAAGCAACACCCACGAGTTTGTTGATTTGGTGAAAGAGTTGGCGCTGCCCGGAGAGCTCACCCAGAACAGGAGCTACGACTTTGAGTTCATGCAGGTGGAGAAGCCCTATGAGTCCTACACTGGAGCTAACGTCAGGCTAAG GTATTTTCTCAGGGTAACAATAGTGCGTCGACTGTCAGACCTGGTGAAGGAGTACGAGCTGATTGTCCATCAGTTGGCTACCTACCCAGACATAAACAACTCCATCAAGATGGAAGTTGGCATAGAAGATTGTCTTCACATCGAGTTTGAATACAATAAATCCAA GTACCACCTAAAAGATGTCATTGTTGGAAAGATTTACTTCCTGCTGGTCAGGATCAAGATCCAACACATGGAGCTGCAGCTCATCAAGAAGGAGATAACAGGCATAG GTCCCAGTACGACCACCGAGACAGAAACGGTTGCCAAGTATGAGATCATGGATGGAGCCCCAGTTAAAGGAGAATCTATTCCCATCAGACTGTTTCTGGCAG GGTACGACTTGACACCCACCATGAGAGATGTCAACAAGAAGTTCTCTGTACGGTACTTCCTGAATCTGGTGCTCGTGGATGAAGAAGACAGGCGATACTTTAAACAGCAG GAGGTTGTTTTGTGGCGGAAAGCTCCAGAGAAGCTGAGAAAACGAAACTTCCACCAGCGTTACGAGTCTCCTGACCCCCGAACTCAGCCTAGTGCGGAGCAGCCAGAGATGTGA